Proteins encoded by one window of Sphingosinicella sp. BN140058:
- a CDS encoding Ldh family oxidoreductase produces MRLDELRVLACTVLRRAGLAGHHAEAVAETIVAGERDGCASHGAYRLLVAANTIRKGIVTSNPKLQIEEPGPALVRVRGDYGFAQLAFARGRPRLVDKARRFGIAAMALNDVVHFAALWPEVEALAEDGLVSLAVTPSHAWVAPAGGTRPVFGTNPIAFGWPRPGRDPFVFDFATSAVARGEIELHRRAGKAVPDDWGYDAEGKATTDAEAVLNGAMRTFGGHKGSALAAMVELLAGPLIGDLTSRQSLIADAERGGSPIGGELLIAIDPAAFLGGSVAEHLAQAEAMFESIERQGARLPSARRYAARAHSLEHGVLIPSALHAEITKILETE; encoded by the coding sequence ATGCGCCTCGACGAGCTGCGCGTGCTCGCCTGTACGGTGCTGCGTCGCGCCGGCCTTGCCGGCCACCATGCCGAGGCGGTTGCGGAGACGATTGTCGCCGGCGAGCGCGACGGCTGTGCGTCGCACGGCGCCTATCGGCTGCTGGTAGCGGCGAACACCATCCGCAAGGGCATCGTCACCTCAAATCCGAAATTGCAGATCGAGGAGCCCGGACCGGCACTGGTCCGCGTCCGTGGTGATTACGGCTTCGCCCAGCTCGCTTTCGCGCGCGGCCGGCCGCGCCTGGTCGACAAGGCACGCCGGTTCGGGATCGCCGCGATGGCGCTGAACGATGTGGTACACTTCGCTGCTTTGTGGCCCGAAGTCGAGGCGCTTGCCGAAGATGGTCTCGTCTCCCTTGCGGTGACTCCGAGCCACGCCTGGGTTGCGCCTGCCGGCGGTACTCGGCCGGTCTTCGGCACCAATCCTATCGCGTTCGGATGGCCACGGCCCGGACGAGATCCGTTCGTGTTCGACTTCGCAACCAGCGCGGTTGCGCGCGGCGAGATCGAACTCCATCGTCGGGCCGGCAAGGCGGTGCCGGATGATTGGGGCTATGATGCCGAGGGAAAGGCAACCACCGATGCGGAGGCGGTGCTGAACGGTGCGATGCGGACGTTCGGCGGACACAAGGGCTCGGCGCTTGCTGCGATGGTAGAGTTGCTCGCGGGCCCACTGATCGGGGATCTGACCAGCCGCCAGTCGCTGATCGCGGACGCCGAGCGCGGCGGATCGCCGATCGGCGGGGAATTGCTGATCGCAATCGATCCAGCCGCTTTCCTCGGCGGCAGCGTTGCTGAGCATCTCGCTCAAGCCGAGGCGATGTTCGAGTCGATCGAAAGGCAGGGCGCGCGCTTGCCCTCGGCGCGCCGTTATGCTGCTCGCGCGCACAGCCTCGAGCATGGCGTCCTCATTCCGTCGGCCCTTCATGCCGAGATTACGAAGATTCTGGAGACCGAATGA
- a CDS encoding amino acid permease: protein MFGPRKSIDTAGSQGAGHRLAKTLSWPHLIALGVGAIVGTGIYTLTGVGAERAGPAVILAFAIAGAVCACAALAYAEMATMVPAAGSAYTFSYVAMGEAIAWVIGWSLVLEYSLACSTVAVGWSGYLVGWLQSAGLDLPQALLVGPHAGGIINLPAVVVALSIMGLLIAGTRESATLNIILVVIKLVALSLFVIFALPAFQSDNLQPFMPYGFGSTEVMGEKKGVMAAAAIVFFAFYGFDAVATSAEEAKQPGRDLTIGIIGSMAACTIIYMLVAISAIGALPFTALANSPEPLALVLRTLDHPVAAHLIALAAVIALPSVILVMMYGQSRIFFVMARDGLLPRRLAAVSPRTGAPTLITLLTGIVVAAVAGFFRLDEIAELANAGTLVAFVAVAASMMILRRTAPGAARLFRCPQPYLVGTAAILGCLYLFVSLPETTIVRFLIWNLVGLVVYYAYGRRRSALRDPQPVAAAE, encoded by the coding sequence ATGTTCGGACCGCGTAAATCGATCGACACAGCCGGCAGTCAAGGTGCCGGACATCGTCTCGCCAAGACTCTCAGCTGGCCGCACCTGATCGCGCTTGGGGTTGGCGCGATTGTCGGCACCGGCATCTACACGCTGACGGGGGTGGGCGCGGAACGTGCCGGTCCCGCCGTGATCCTGGCCTTCGCCATCGCCGGCGCGGTGTGCGCGTGCGCGGCACTCGCTTACGCGGAAATGGCCACCATGGTTCCGGCCGCCGGCAGCGCCTATACGTTCAGCTATGTCGCCATGGGTGAGGCGATCGCCTGGGTGATAGGCTGGAGCCTGGTGCTCGAATATTCGCTCGCCTGTTCGACGGTGGCGGTCGGATGGTCTGGCTATCTGGTCGGTTGGCTACAGTCGGCTGGTCTCGATCTACCGCAAGCTTTGCTGGTCGGCCCCCATGCCGGCGGCATCATTAACCTTCCGGCCGTCGTCGTCGCGCTGTCGATCATGGGTCTGTTGATCGCCGGCACGCGGGAGAGCGCTACCCTCAACATCATTCTCGTCGTCATCAAGCTTGTCGCGCTCAGCCTGTTCGTGATCTTCGCGCTGCCCGCCTTTCAAAGCGACAATCTTCAGCCGTTCATGCCTTATGGCTTCGGCAGCACCGAGGTGATGGGCGAGAAGAAGGGCGTGATGGCCGCGGCGGCGATCGTCTTCTTCGCCTTCTACGGCTTCGATGCCGTTGCGACGTCGGCGGAGGAAGCCAAGCAACCAGGTCGGGATCTGACCATCGGCATCATCGGATCGATGGCAGCCTGCACGATCATCTACATGCTGGTGGCGATTTCGGCGATCGGAGCGCTGCCGTTCACCGCGCTCGCCAATTCTCCCGAGCCGCTCGCTCTGGTCCTGCGGACGCTCGATCATCCCGTTGCCGCACATCTTATCGCCTTGGCCGCGGTGATCGCGCTGCCGTCGGTCATCCTGGTGATGATGTACGGCCAAAGCCGGATCTTCTTCGTGATGGCGCGTGACGGACTGTTGCCTCGCCGGCTCGCGGCGGTGAGCCCGCGCACTGGCGCTCCGACCCTGATCACCCTGCTGACCGGCATCGTGGTCGCCGCCGTCGCCGGCTTCTTCCGTCTCGATGAAATCGCCGAACTCGCCAATGCCGGCACCCTCGTCGCCTTCGTCGCGGTGGCCGCGAGCATGATGATCCTCAGGCGCACGGCGCCAGGTGCGGCGCGTCTGTTCCGCTGCCCCCAACCATATCTGGTCGGCACCGCCGCCATCCTCGGTTGCCTGTATCTGTTCGTCAGCCTCCCTGAGACGACGATCGTCCGCTTCCTGATCTGGAACCTGGTTGGGCTCGTGGTCTATTACGCCTACGGGCGCCGCCGCAGCGCGCTGCGCGACCCGCAACCTGTCGCTGCCGCGGAATAG
- a CDS encoding 4-hydroxyproline epimerase has translation MRHTFFCIDGHTAGNPVRLVAGGAPLLKGASMSERRQDFLARFDWIRTGLCFEPRGHDMMSGGFLYPPTDAANDVGILFIETSGCLPMCGHGTIGMVTFGIEHGLIQPAMPSRLRVEVPAGLLEIAYAREGDRVTSVRITNVASYIAARGITVDVEGIGPLSIDVAYGGNFYAIVEPQGAYEGLDAMGAARLVELSGRVRQAVQAKFEPVHPLDPTIRGVSHVLWADVPRWDGADGRNAVFYGDKAIDRSPCGTGTSARLAHLAGTGRLQVGERFVHESYIGSRFIGRVEQETKLGDQSAIVPSIEGSAVATGFNTIWIDRADPFWEGFQVK, from the coding sequence ATGCGCCACACCTTCTTCTGCATCGACGGCCACACGGCGGGCAATCCGGTACGGCTGGTCGCTGGCGGCGCGCCGTTGCTGAAAGGAGCGTCGATGTCGGAACGGCGCCAGGACTTCCTCGCTCGTTTCGACTGGATTCGCACCGGTCTGTGCTTCGAGCCACGCGGCCATGACATGATGTCCGGAGGGTTCCTTTATCCTCCGACGGATGCTGCAAACGATGTCGGCATTCTGTTCATAGAGACGTCGGGGTGCCTGCCGATGTGCGGCCATGGCACGATCGGAATGGTGACCTTCGGGATCGAGCACGGCCTGATCCAACCCGCCATGCCGAGCCGACTTCGGGTCGAGGTGCCGGCCGGGTTGCTCGAAATCGCCTATGCGCGGGAAGGGGACCGGGTCACCTCGGTGCGCATCACCAACGTCGCCTCCTACATCGCGGCGCGCGGGATCACGGTGGATGTGGAGGGGATCGGGCCGCTCAGCATCGATGTCGCTTATGGCGGCAACTTCTACGCCATCGTCGAGCCGCAAGGGGCGTATGAGGGGCTCGACGCGATGGGTGCCGCAAGGCTCGTCGAGCTCAGCGGCCGCGTCCGTCAGGCCGTGCAGGCCAAGTTCGAACCCGTTCACCCGCTCGATCCGACGATCCGCGGCGTCAGTCATGTCCTGTGGGCGGATGTCCCGCGCTGGGACGGTGCCGACGGCCGCAATGCGGTCTTCTACGGCGACAAGGCGATAGACCGAAGCCCGTGCGGTACCGGCACGTCGGCGCGGCTCGCCCATCTCGCGGGCACCGGACGGCTCCAGGTCGGGGAGCGGTTCGTGCACGAAAGCTACATCGGCAGCCGGTTCATCGGACGGGTCGAGCAGGAGACGAAGCTCGGCGACCAGTCCGCGATCGTCCCGTCCATCGAGGGCTCTGCGGTGGCAACCGGGTTCAACACGATCTGGATTGATCGCGCCGATCCTTTCTGGGAAGGTTTTCAGGTCAAGTGA
- a CDS encoding FAD-binding oxidoreductase, with translation MTDVLIVGGGVIGLAAAVTLAQQGRSVKVLEPSPMRNAASWGNAGHIAVEQVAPLASAATFRAFPRRLFFRGGALSLPPSMVREWLPFGVRMLAASTPGRFKVGRDALAALLGDAVPGWRRLSDAVGRPDLLRCDGHIVAWETAASGAAGRAAWEAADIGTARIEPVAGGDLRDIDAMTKGRVADAIQFRGSGQITDLSQLADALEAALTAAGGTIVRAQAFLRVENGRAVVDAHPADLVLVSAGTGSRRLMAAAGHAVPLIAERGYHIRASADRWPSHLPPIVFEDRSMIVTGYADCVQAASFVEFGRVDAPPDPRKWRRLEAHVAALGLPLAAPFARWLGARPTLPDYLPAIGRSRRVQNLFYAFGHQHLGLTLAPVTAEIVAALIRGAATPIDATPFAVERFERTRTI, from the coding sequence GTGACTGATGTTCTGATCGTCGGCGGAGGTGTGATCGGACTCGCCGCGGCGGTCACCCTCGCCCAGCAAGGCCGCTCGGTGAAGGTGCTCGAACCTTCGCCGATGCGCAATGCCGCATCATGGGGGAATGCAGGTCACATTGCGGTCGAGCAGGTTGCGCCGCTCGCCTCCGCTGCGACGTTTCGCGCATTCCCCAGACGACTGTTCTTCAGGGGCGGTGCTCTCTCCTTGCCGCCGTCCATGGTGCGCGAGTGGCTTCCTTTCGGCGTGCGGATGCTCGCCGCGTCGACCCCCGGCCGCTTCAAAGTCGGACGTGACGCGCTCGCCGCGCTTCTTGGGGATGCGGTACCCGGATGGCGGCGATTGTCCGACGCCGTCGGCCGTCCCGATCTGCTGCGCTGCGACGGGCACATCGTCGCTTGGGAAACCGCCGCGAGCGGTGCCGCCGGCCGGGCTGCCTGGGAAGCGGCGGACATCGGCACGGCGCGGATCGAGCCCGTTGCCGGCGGTGACCTCCGCGACATCGACGCAATGACGAAAGGACGTGTCGCCGACGCAATACAGTTTCGGGGAAGCGGGCAGATCACCGATCTCAGTCAGCTGGCCGATGCGCTCGAAGCGGCGCTGACCGCCGCGGGTGGTACGATCGTCCGCGCCCAGGCGTTCCTTCGTGTGGAGAACGGCCGCGCAGTGGTCGACGCTCACCCAGCCGACCTGGTGCTGGTCTCGGCGGGCACGGGCTCGCGTCGCCTCATGGCCGCCGCCGGACATGCCGTGCCACTGATTGCGGAGCGCGGCTACCACATCCGCGCAAGCGCCGATCGCTGGCCCTCGCACCTGCCTCCGATCGTGTTCGAGGATCGCTCGATGATCGTCACCGGTTATGCCGACTGCGTGCAGGCAGCCAGCTTCGTCGAGTTCGGACGTGTCGATGCGCCGCCGGATCCCCGCAAGTGGCGGCGGCTGGAAGCACATGTCGCGGCGCTGGGGCTCCCGCTCGCCGCACCATTCGCGCGCTGGCTAGGCGCACGACCGACCCTGCCCGATTACCTTCCCGCAATCGGCCGCTCGCGCCGTGTGCAGAATCTGTTTTATGCTTTCGGCCATCAGCACCTCGGCCTCACCTTGGCGCCGGTCACGGCCGAGATCGTCGCCGCGCTGATCCGCGGTGCCGCGACCCCGATCGATGCGACGCCGTTTGCTGTGGAGCGTTTCGAAAGGACGAGAACGATATGA
- a CDS encoding dihydrodipicolinate synthase family protein has product MAIGWKGVFPAVTTQLHEDLTIDLENTQRVVDDLIRDGVTGIIALGTVGENNSLTYEEKVSTLAAIVEVVAGRVPVVTGCSEYDLRRAARYARAAETVGADGLMLLPPMVYVPKRNELVSHFKGVAQATTLPIMLYNNPPAYRTTIDAEVLDALTEVENIVAVKESAPDTRRFTDFRNRFGNRYILFAGLDDVALEGLYLGAQGWVSGLTNAFPRESVELVAAFERGDHAKALEIYRWFMPLLHLDAEHDLVQAIKLAEQVMGRGSERVLPPRLTLEGARRAEIIAMVEKAAATRPQLANTAQAA; this is encoded by the coding sequence ATGGCCATCGGATGGAAGGGCGTGTTCCCGGCAGTTACAACGCAGTTGCACGAGGATCTTACGATAGATCTCGAGAATACGCAGCGGGTGGTCGACGATCTCATCCGTGATGGTGTCACCGGGATCATCGCCCTCGGCACCGTCGGTGAGAACAATTCGCTGACCTACGAAGAGAAGGTTTCGACCCTCGCCGCCATCGTCGAAGTTGTCGCCGGACGGGTGCCGGTTGTGACCGGCTGTTCCGAATACGACCTCCGTCGCGCCGCACGCTACGCCCGGGCAGCCGAGACGGTGGGGGCGGACGGGCTGATGCTGCTGCCGCCGATGGTCTACGTTCCCAAGCGCAACGAGCTGGTCTCTCACTTCAAGGGCGTCGCCCAGGCGACGACGCTTCCGATCATGCTCTACAACAATCCTCCGGCCTATCGGACGACGATCGATGCGGAAGTGCTCGATGCGCTGACCGAGGTCGAGAACATCGTTGCAGTCAAGGAATCGGCGCCCGATACCCGCCGCTTCACCGACTTTCGCAACCGGTTCGGCAATCGCTACATATTGTTCGCCGGTCTCGACGATGTCGCGCTCGAAGGGCTTTATTTGGGCGCACAGGGTTGGGTGTCCGGTCTCACCAACGCCTTTCCACGGGAGTCGGTCGAACTCGTTGCGGCCTTCGAGAGGGGCGACCATGCGAAGGCGCTGGAGATCTATCGCTGGTTTATGCCGCTTCTGCATCTCGACGCGGAACATGATCTCGTTCAGGCGATCAAGCTTGCCGAGCAGGTGATGGGCCGTGGTTCGGAACGGGTGCTGCCGCCGCGACTGACTCTGGAGGGCGCCCGGCGGGCCGAGATCATCGCCATGGTCGAAAAGGCTGCCGCAACGCGTCCGCAGCTCGCCAACACCGCTCAGGCGGCCTGA
- a CDS encoding DUF885 family protein translates to MKSSLLVLAMLMSAPGPGEAQAAAPAAERPKNEADAKFETIYTQEYAWRETLNGPSEDGPRSIPDRLPDVGPRVQAEKTARWTEVSAALAAIDRNSLSPENRVNFAVYKGQVDALLAGQRFRDFEKPLNADSSFWGDIAGVAGESFRTEADYRNYIRMLRTMPAHFAQQIVNMRAGLARGFTPPRVTLEGRDSGVIEVTEAKSAEASPYYAPFKAMPETIPADRQAELRAAGRAAIEEAVVPAHRDLLTFLREEYFPKARTALAARNLPNGEAYYQAKIREFVTLDLPAEEIHAIGLGEVAKIRGRMHDVMRQVKFEGDLKAFLTFLRTDPRFYAKTPQALLDRAAWIAKTFDGKAADWFGRLPRSRFAIKPVPEAIAPFYTSGRGGPGIYLVNTYNLPARALYSLPALTLHESAPGHAFQMPLANENDSLPKFRRDSYLSAYGEGWALYSEALGEEMGMYETPYDLFGMLSYQMWRAARLVVDTGIHTKGWTRAQAIAFLLDNTALAEHEVTTEVDRYIAWPGQALSYYMGELAIQEQRTRAEKALGEKFDIRAFHDAVLSLGSVPLPVIKDRIDQLIADGGKGPYPIER, encoded by the coding sequence ATGAAGAGCTCGCTGCTGGTTCTCGCCATGCTCATGTCCGCGCCGGGCCCGGGGGAAGCCCAGGCTGCGGCCCCGGCCGCCGAGCGCCCGAAGAATGAAGCGGATGCCAAGTTCGAGACGATCTACACGCAGGAATATGCGTGGCGGGAGACCTTGAACGGACCGAGCGAAGATGGGCCGCGCAGCATTCCTGATCGCCTTCCAGACGTCGGGCCCCGGGTTCAGGCTGAAAAAACCGCGCGCTGGACCGAAGTGAGCGCCGCGCTCGCCGCGATTGACCGGAACAGCCTCTCGCCCGAGAACCGAGTCAATTTCGCTGTCTACAAGGGCCAGGTCGACGCTCTTCTGGCCGGGCAGCGCTTTCGCGACTTTGAAAAGCCGCTCAATGCGGACAGCAGTTTCTGGGGGGACATTGCCGGGGTCGCAGGCGAGAGCTTCCGCACCGAGGCGGATTATCGCAACTATATCCGCATGCTGCGCACCATGCCCGCGCACTTCGCGCAGCAGATCGTCAACATGCGCGCCGGTCTCGCCCGCGGCTTCACGCCGCCGAGGGTGACATTGGAGGGGCGGGATTCCGGTGTGATCGAAGTAACGGAGGCGAAGAGCGCCGAAGCGTCGCCCTATTACGCGCCGTTCAAGGCGATGCCCGAGACGATCCCGGCAGACCGGCAAGCGGAGCTTCGCGCGGCGGGGCGTGCCGCGATCGAGGAAGCGGTAGTCCCAGCGCATCGAGACCTGCTGACCTTTCTTCGCGAGGAGTATTTCCCGAAGGCTCGAACTGCTCTCGCCGCCAGGAATCTTCCAAACGGCGAGGCCTATTACCAGGCGAAGATACGCGAGTTCGTGACGCTCGATCTTCCTGCCGAGGAGATCCACGCCATCGGTCTGGGCGAAGTCGCCAAGATCCGCGGGCGGATGCATGACGTGATGCGGCAGGTGAAGTTCGAAGGCGACCTCAAGGCGTTTCTCACTTTTCTTCGTACCGATCCGCGTTTCTACGCGAAGACTCCGCAAGCGCTGCTCGATCGGGCGGCCTGGATCGCGAAGACGTTCGACGGCAAGGCGGCCGACTGGTTCGGCAGGCTGCCGCGAAGCCGGTTCGCCATCAAGCCGGTGCCCGAGGCGATCGCGCCCTTCTACACAAGCGGTCGCGGCGGACCCGGGATCTACCTGGTCAACACCTACAACTTGCCCGCTCGTGCGCTCTATTCCTTACCGGCGCTGACCCTACACGAGAGCGCGCCGGGCCATGCCTTCCAGATGCCGCTCGCCAACGAGAATGACAGTTTGCCCAAGTTCCGGCGCGATTCCTATCTGTCGGCCTATGGCGAGGGGTGGGCGCTCTACTCCGAGGCGCTGGGCGAGGAGATGGGCATGTACGAGACGCCCTACGATCTGTTCGGCATGCTGAGCTACCAGATGTGGCGCGCCGCGCGGCTGGTGGTGGATACCGGCATTCACACCAAGGGGTGGACCCGGGCCCAGGCGATCGCTTTCCTGCTCGACAATACGGCTTTGGCCGAGCACGAGGTGACGACCGAGGTCGATCGCTACATTGCCTGGCCGGGGCAGGCTTTGTCCTACTACATGGGCGAACTCGCCATTCAGGAGCAGCGCACGCGTGCCGAGAAGGCGCTCGGGGAAAAGTTCGACATCCGCGCCTTTCACGATGCGGTGCTGTCGCTCGGTTCGGTGCCGTTGCCGGTGATCAAGGATCGCATAGACCAGTTGATCGCCGATGGCGGCAAGGGCCCGTATCCGATCGAGAGATGA
- a CDS encoding DUF885 family protein, which yields MFEAWRVFQAPEIHGGVPDYSAAAMARKAAALPGWKQRLASIRTAGWNAEQRNDYRLVEAEMNGLDFELRVLRPWARDPAFYVQVWASRTDVPLREGPAAQPEIALHAYEFPLSRADQATLTAQLRAIPALLAQARANLKDSNAGDLWRYSPRMLRDQAEALTQLEAGTLIISKLDGSRKADMTGAGGALRQAINAARTATDGFIEWVETVAPGKTGPSGVGRDEYSWYQRNVHFSPYDWNEEMALLRRELERAHAALKLEEHRNRDLPPLAPVTDEATFQALSNRRLDAFVAFLVREQIIPDKPYLRTAIAPQIGHFVPEPQRAFFAQVTHREPMLLFSHDYHWIDLARMRDEPHPSPIRRGASLSNIWDGRAEGFATAFEELMMQAGLYDDNPRARELVWIMLANRAARGLASLHVQANEWSLEQAGRFHADWTPRGWAKAGDDLTAFEQLLYLRQPGYGTSYITGKLMLERLIADAAHRSERAGKPFVLRAFLDSFNKAGMIPIPLIADEMLPN from the coding sequence TTGTTCGAAGCCTGGCGTGTCTTTCAGGCTCCGGAGATACACGGCGGGGTTCCGGACTATTCGGCTGCCGCAATGGCACGCAAGGCGGCTGCCCTCCCGGGATGGAAGCAACGCCTGGCCTCCATTCGGACCGCAGGCTGGAATGCCGAGCAGCGCAACGACTACAGACTTGTCGAGGCGGAGATGAACGGCCTGGATTTCGAGCTGCGGGTGCTTCGCCCCTGGGCGCGGGACCCTGCTTTCTACGTCCAGGTCTGGGCGAGCCGCACCGACGTGCCTCTTCGCGAAGGACCGGCTGCACAACCGGAAATCGCACTTCACGCGTATGAATTTCCGCTTTCCCGAGCGGATCAGGCGACGCTCACGGCACAGCTTCGTGCAATCCCTGCGCTGCTCGCGCAGGCTCGAGCGAATTTGAAGGATTCCAATGCCGGAGATCTCTGGCGCTACAGCCCTCGAATGCTGCGCGACCAGGCCGAAGCACTGACGCAACTCGAGGCGGGAACGCTGATCATATCCAAGCTGGATGGCAGCCGAAAGGCCGACATGACCGGTGCGGGCGGTGCGCTCCGACAGGCGATCAATGCGGCGCGCACGGCGACTGATGGCTTCATCGAGTGGGTCGAGACGGTAGCACCAGGGAAAACCGGCCCGTCCGGCGTCGGCCGCGACGAATATAGCTGGTATCAGCGCAATGTCCATTTCAGCCCCTATGACTGGAACGAGGAAATGGCTCTGCTCCGCCGCGAGCTGGAACGCGCGCATGCCGCGCTGAAGCTTGAAGAGCATCGCAACCGGGATCTGCCGCCACTCGCGCCCGTTACCGATGAGGCGACCTTTCAGGCGCTGTCGAATAGACGTCTCGACGCGTTCGTCGCCTTCCTCGTCCGAGAGCAGATAATTCCCGACAAGCCCTATCTGAGGACTGCCATCGCACCGCAGATCGGCCATTTCGTGCCGGAGCCGCAACGCGCCTTCTTCGCACAGGTCACGCATCGCGAGCCGATGCTGCTGTTCAGCCACGATTACCATTGGATCGACCTCGCCCGGATGCGCGACGAGCCGCATCCGAGCCCGATCCGCCGGGGTGCCTCGCTCTCCAATATCTGGGATGGGCGCGCCGAAGGTTTCGCCACCGCCTTCGAGGAACTGATGATGCAGGCGGGCCTGTACGACGACAATCCGCGTGCGCGCGAACTCGTCTGGATCATGCTTGCCAATCGCGCCGCGCGCGGGCTCGCCTCATTGCACGTACAGGCGAATGAATGGAGCCTCGAGCAGGCAGGCCGCTTCCATGCCGATTGGACGCCGCGCGGCTGGGCAAAGGCCGGCGACGACCTGACGGCCTTCGAACAGCTTCTCTATCTTCGCCAGCCAGGTTACGGCACCAGCTACATCACTGGCAAGCTGATGCTCGAAAGGCTGATCGCCGACGCAGCACACCGCTCCGAACGCGCCGGAAAGCCATTCGTCCTGCGGGCTTTTCTGGATTCGTTCAACAAGGCGGGAATGATCCCGATCCCGCTCATCGCCGACGAGATGCTCCCGAACTGA
- a CDS encoding Xaa-Pro peptidase family protein: protein MTIGGATIEAELAAIRPWADVAPAIDAEERQMRLERARALTEAAGADALLVNAGASLRYFTGLAWSLSERMVALLLPLSGPPAIVCPAFERGSLEAGVAIAADLLLWEEDEDPIALVRRTLPRGATLAVDPLLPFQWGERLRAGGLEVIDGAAAIDGCRKCKSGAELKLLAQAKAMTLEVHRRAARILSPGMAASTVTKFIDDAHRAIGGGGSTFCIVQFGRATAFPHGLPGEQYLEEDQLVLIDTGCRVEGYHSDITRTYAFGRATDEERMMWALEKEAQAAAFAAARPGTPCEEVDAAARRVLEAAGLGPGYRLPGLPHRTGHGIGLSIHEPAYLVRGDRTPLSPGMCFSNEPMIVVPGKFGIRLEDHFHVTEDGAAWFTEPQTAIDRPFG, encoded by the coding sequence ATGACGATTGGCGGCGCAACGATCGAAGCGGAGCTTGCGGCGATACGGCCATGGGCGGATGTTGCACCTGCGATCGATGCCGAAGAGCGGCAGATGCGGCTGGAGCGGGCGCGCGCCCTCACCGAAGCGGCGGGTGCCGACGCTCTTCTCGTAAATGCGGGGGCAAGCCTTCGTTACTTCACCGGACTTGCCTGGAGTCTGAGCGAGCGAATGGTTGCACTGTTGCTGCCGCTGAGCGGACCTCCGGCCATCGTCTGCCCGGCCTTCGAGCGCGGCAGCCTCGAAGCTGGCGTCGCCATCGCCGCGGATCTGCTGCTTTGGGAGGAAGACGAGGATCCGATCGCCCTAGTCAGGCGGACATTGCCGCGCGGGGCGACGCTAGCGGTCGATCCGTTGCTGCCCTTTCAATGGGGCGAACGGCTGCGCGCAGGCGGCCTCGAAGTCATCGATGGCGCCGCTGCGATCGATGGTTGCCGCAAGTGCAAGTCCGGCGCGGAGCTCAAGCTGCTCGCTCAGGCCAAGGCGATGACCCTGGAGGTCCATCGACGCGCCGCGCGCATCCTGTCGCCGGGAATGGCAGCCAGCACGGTCACGAAGTTCATCGACGACGCCCACCGGGCGATCGGCGGCGGCGGATCGACGTTCTGCATCGTTCAGTTCGGCCGCGCGACCGCCTTCCCCCACGGCCTTCCGGGCGAGCAATATCTTGAAGAAGATCAACTCGTTCTGATCGACACCGGCTGCCGGGTTGAGGGCTATCATTCCGACATCACCCGCACCTACGCCTTCGGTCGCGCAACTGACGAGGAGCGAATGATGTGGGCGCTAGAGAAAGAGGCGCAGGCGGCGGCGTTCGCCGCAGCCCGCCCCGGAACGCCATGCGAAGAGGTGGACGCAGCCGCCCGCCGCGTGCTCGAGGCCGCCGGACTCGGACCCGGTTATCGGCTGCCCGGGCTTCCCCACCGCACCGGCCACGGTATCGGGCTGTCGATTCACGAACCCGCTTATCTGGTCCGCGGCGACCGCACACCGCTCTCACCGGGAATGTGCTTCTCGAACGAGCCGATGATCGTGGTTCCGGGCAAGTTCGGCATCCGCCTCGAAGACCATTTCCACGTCACCGAAGATGGCGCCGCCTGGTTCACGGAGCCGCAGACAGCGATCGACCGTCCGTTCGGCTGA
- a CDS encoding GntR family transcriptional regulator — MSIVVRTLSEQIFEIIRERIVLGKLPDQLPIRQDALANELGVSKIPLREALARLEQEGLLVSQANRGYFVRPMSAESAEEIFELRLSLEPQAAGRGALLADDVGRAAAVEAYEALDSAALDAGAEVAVRNRAFHTALVRPGGRLLTTQLVERLAILSERYVVTHLEPAGREDRAHLEHKQLIETWLARDAEGIAALLTAHIRGTLEDLRAQLANSAGEGS; from the coding sequence ATGAGCATCGTGGTCCGAACCCTGTCCGAGCAGATCTTCGAGATCATCCGGGAACGAATCGTGCTCGGCAAACTTCCCGATCAACTGCCGATCCGCCAGGATGCGCTAGCCAACGAGCTCGGCGTCAGCAAGATTCCGCTCCGCGAGGCGTTGGCGCGCCTTGAGCAGGAAGGCCTGCTCGTCAGCCAGGCCAATCGCGGCTATTTCGTCCGGCCGATGTCGGCGGAATCCGCCGAAGAGATATTCGAGCTTCGGCTGAGTCTGGAGCCGCAGGCGGCAGGGCGGGGAGCGTTGCTTGCCGACGACGTCGGCCGGGCGGCGGCGGTCGAGGCTTATGAGGCGCTCGACAGTGCGGCGCTCGATGCCGGTGCCGAAGTGGCGGTGCGCAACCGCGCCTTCCACACCGCTCTGGTTCGTCCCGGCGGGCGGCTGCTCACGACCCAATTGGTCGAGCGCTTGGCGATCCTCTCGGAGCGCTACGTGGTGACGCACCTGGAGCCGGCCGGCCGCGAGGACCGCGCGCACCTGGAGCACAAGCAACTGATCGAGACCTGGCTCGCGCGCGATGCAGAAGGAATTGCTGCGCTGCTGACCGCCCATATTCGCGGCACGCTCGAGGATCTGAGAGCCCAGCTGGCAAATTCGGCGGGCGAGGGTAGCTAG